The following are encoded together in the Pseudomonas sp. IB20 genome:
- the lptA gene encoding lipopolysaccharide transport periplasmic protein LptA has product MRLVKTLPILLGLGAALGSVSAWALPNDSQQPIHIQADDAQLDDKQGVATYTGGVIITQGSMKITGNTVTLTRTPAGDIDVVTSVGNLAYFEQKQAPADTAPMKGYGKTIQYHAQQNRIVLIDQAKVVSTDGNTTEGEKITYDTVKQIAQAGRANGSKVTAPRPRIDMVIQPKQKEAKQKADAKKAN; this is encoded by the coding sequence ATGAGGCTCGTTAAAACCCTCCCTATTTTGCTCGGTCTGGGCGCAGCACTGGGAAGCGTGAGCGCCTGGGCTCTGCCGAACGATAGCCAGCAACCGATCCACATTCAGGCTGACGATGCGCAGCTGGATGACAAACAAGGTGTGGCCACCTACACCGGCGGCGTGATCATCACCCAAGGCTCGATGAAAATCACCGGCAACACGGTGACGCTCACGCGTACCCCGGCCGGCGATATTGACGTGGTGACATCGGTGGGCAACCTGGCCTATTTCGAACAGAAGCAGGCGCCCGCCGATACCGCCCCGATGAAGGGCTACGGCAAGACCATCCAGTACCACGCCCAGCAGAACCGCATTGTCCTGATCGATCAGGCCAAAGTGGTCAGCACCGATGGCAACACCACGGAAGGTGAAAAAATCACCTATGACACCGTGAAGCAGATCGCTCAGGCCGGCCGCGCCAATGGCAGCAAGGTCACCGCACCTCGCCCGCGTATCGACATGGTTATCCAGCCGAAGCAGAAGGAAGCGAAGCAGAAAGCTGACGCGAAGAAGGCGAACTAA
- the lptC gene encoding LPS export ABC transporter periplasmic protein LptC, producing the protein MLSKKIRKFLLFGVIAALFLAVGYWNISPERFLDKPVVAVDESAIAYYAINAHTIKFLPDGKVQYEMTADKVENLKATDVSLLTNPDLNLYRGTEFPWHVTSKRGEVNKGGTQVELIDSVRVARTDDKNRDTIITSSRMTVFPQQQYAQTEQDVRIDGAGGVSTGKGMKAYLKESRIHLLSNVRGQYEAR; encoded by the coding sequence ATGCTGAGCAAAAAGATTCGCAAATTTCTGTTATTCGGGGTGATCGCCGCGCTGTTCCTGGCGGTGGGTTACTGGAATATCAGCCCGGAGCGCTTTCTCGACAAGCCTGTAGTGGCCGTCGACGAGAGCGCTATCGCCTATTACGCCATCAACGCCCACACCATAAAGTTCCTGCCTGACGGCAAGGTTCAGTACGAAATGACCGCCGATAAAGTCGAAAACCTCAAGGCCACGGACGTCAGCCTACTGACCAACCCCGACCTGAACCTCTACCGCGGTACCGAGTTCCCATGGCATGTCACCAGCAAGCGCGGTGAGGTGAACAAGGGTGGCACCCAGGTAGAACTGATCGACTCGGTCCGCGTTGCACGCACCGACGATAAGAACCGCGACACCATCATTACCAGCAGTCGCATGACCGTTTTCCCACAACAGCAATATGCGCAGACCGAGCAAGACGTTAGAATCGACGGCGCTGGCGGTGTATCGACTGGCAAGGGAATGAAAGCGTATTTGAAAGAAAGCAGGATACACCTGCTATCGAACGTAAGAGGACAGTATGAGGCTCGTTAA
- a CDS encoding KpsF/GutQ family sugar-phosphate isomerase: protein MSQSSDLIQSAQRTIRLELEAVEGLLAHIDADFVRACEMILASKGRVVVVGMGKSGHVGNKIAATLASTGTTAFFVHPAEASHGDMGMITKDDIILALSNSGSTNEIVTLLPLIKRLGIQMISITGNPDSTLAKAAEVNLNVHVDHEACPLNLAPTSSTTAALVMGDALAVALLESRGFTAEDFAFSHPGGALGRRLLLKVENVMHSGDELPHVPRGTLLKDALMEMTLKRLGMTVILESDGRLAGVFTDGDLRRTLDRNLDIQTATIDEVMTPRGKTARPEMLAAEALKIMEDHKILALVVVDGDDHAVGALNMHDLLRAGVM from the coding sequence ATGAGCCAATCCAGCGACCTTATTCAATCCGCACAACGCACCATCCGCCTCGAGCTTGAAGCCGTAGAAGGTTTGCTGGCCCATATCGACGCGGATTTCGTACGCGCCTGCGAAATGATTCTGGCCAGCAAAGGCCGCGTTGTCGTGGTCGGCATGGGCAAATCAGGCCATGTCGGCAACAAAATCGCCGCCACCTTGGCAAGCACCGGGACCACGGCTTTTTTCGTGCACCCGGCCGAGGCCAGCCACGGCGACATGGGCATGATCACCAAGGATGACATTATCCTGGCGCTGTCGAACTCCGGCAGCACTAATGAAATCGTGACCCTGCTGCCACTGATCAAACGCCTGGGCATCCAGATGATCAGCATTACCGGCAACCCGGACTCGACGCTGGCCAAGGCCGCCGAGGTCAACCTGAATGTTCACGTGGACCACGAAGCCTGCCCGCTGAACCTGGCACCGACCTCCTCCACCACCGCAGCGCTGGTGATGGGCGATGCCTTGGCAGTGGCGCTGCTGGAGTCACGCGGGTTTACCGCCGAGGATTTCGCATTTTCCCACCCGGGTGGCGCCTTGGGCCGCCGCCTGCTGCTGAAAGTCGAAAACGTCATGCACTCCGGTGATGAATTGCCTCACGTCCCGCGCGGTACCCTGCTTAAGGACGCCCTGATGGAAATGACCCTCAAGCGCCTGGGCATGACAGTCATCCTGGAATCCGATGGCCGCCTGGCCGGGGTGTTCACTGACGGCGACTTGCGCCGTACCCTGGACCGTAACCTCGACATTCAAACGGCTACGATCGACGAAGTCATGACCCCACGCGGCAAGACCGCACGCCCTGAAATGCTGGCGGCCGAAGCGCTGAAGATCATGGAAGACCACAAGATTCTTGCGCTGGTGGTCGTCGACGGTGACGATCACGCGGTCGGCGCCCTGAACATGCACGACTTGCTGCGTGCGGGAGTGATGTAA
- the lptB gene encoding LPS export ABC transporter ATP-binding protein — protein MATLKAQHLAKAYKSRQVVRDVSLSIDSGQIVGLLGPNGAGKTTCFYMIVGLVQADQGRVLIDDLDVSHQPMHGRARAGIGYLPQEASIFRKLSVADNIMAILETRKELDRDGRRKELESLLQEFHINHIRDNLGMSLSGGERRRVEIARALATAPKFILLDEPFAGVDPISVGDIKQIIYHLKAKGIGVLITDHNVRETLDICETAYIVNDGQLIAEGDSATILANELVKEVYLGHEFRL, from the coding sequence ATGGCAACCCTGAAAGCCCAGCATCTGGCCAAGGCCTATAAAAGCCGTCAGGTCGTACGCGACGTGAGCCTGTCGATCGACAGTGGCCAGATCGTCGGCTTGCTTGGCCCGAACGGTGCCGGCAAGACCACATGCTTCTATATGATCGTCGGGCTGGTTCAGGCGGATCAAGGGCGTGTACTGATCGACGACTTGGACGTCAGCCATCAGCCCATGCACGGTCGTGCACGTGCAGGTATCGGCTATCTTCCCCAGGAAGCGTCGATCTTCCGCAAACTGTCAGTGGCCGACAACATCATGGCGATCCTTGAGACCCGCAAGGAACTCGACCGTGATGGCCGCCGCAAGGAGCTGGAAAGCCTGCTGCAGGAGTTCCATATCAACCACATTCGCGACAACCTCGGCATGAGCTTGTCCGGTGGTGAGCGTCGCCGTGTGGAAATCGCCCGCGCCCTGGCCACTGCGCCTAAGTTCATCCTGCTGGACGAGCCGTTTGCCGGCGTCGACCCGATCTCGGTCGGCGACATCAAACAGATCATCTATCACCTCAAGGCCAAGGGTATCGGCGTATTGATCACCGACCACAACGTCCGTGAGACCCTCGATATCTGTGAAACAGCTTATATCGTCAACGATGGCCAGCTGATCGCCGAAGGCGATTCCGCCACTATCCTGGCCAACGAACTGGTCAAGGAAGTGTACCTGGGCCATGAGTTCCGCCTGTAA
- a CDS encoding HPr family phosphocarrier protein yields the protein MPALEIEIINKLGLHARASAKFVGVAGQFPCEIYAGRTPESMVNGKSIMSMMMLAAGKGTKIHLKTQGEQEQEAMDALVALINNYFDEGE from the coding sequence ATGCCCGCTCTGGAAATTGAAATCATCAACAAGCTGGGCCTGCACGCTCGCGCTTCCGCTAAATTCGTCGGCGTTGCCGGACAATTTCCTTGCGAGATCTACGCCGGGCGCACGCCGGAGTCCATGGTCAACGGCAAGAGCATCATGTCGATGATGATGCTGGCCGCCGGCAAGGGCACCAAAATTCACCTGAAGACGCAAGGCGAGCAGGAACAGGAAGCGATGGATGCCTTGGTGGCGCTGATCAATAACTACTTCGACGAAGGTGAGTAA
- the hpf gene encoding ribosome hibernation-promoting factor, HPF/YfiA family produces MQVNISGHQLEVTEPLRAYIGEKLKRIEGHFDKITNVQVIMTVEKLKQKIEATLRIPGGEVVANAEHSDMYAAIDDLTDKLDRQIKKHKEKQQSLLQGTGR; encoded by the coding sequence ATGCAAGTCAATATCAGTGGACACCAACTGGAAGTGACCGAACCGCTGCGCGCCTACATAGGCGAAAAGCTCAAAAGAATTGAGGGGCATTTCGACAAGATCACCAATGTGCAAGTCATCATGACTGTCGAAAAGCTGAAGCAGAAAATCGAAGCCACCTTGCGTATACCCGGCGGGGAAGTCGTCGCCAATGCTGAGCATTCAGATATGTATGCCGCCATTGACGACCTGACCGACAAGCTGGATCGCCAAATCAAAAAGCATAAGGAAAAGCAGCAGAGCCTTCTTCAGGGCACAGGCCGCTAA
- a CDS encoding RNA polymerase factor sigma-54: MKPSLVLRMGQQLTMTPQLQQAIRLLQLSTLDLQQEIQEALESNPMLERQEEGDDFDNADPLADNIEQKPNADVQEPSYQETAPTVDNLEEGEWNERIPNELPVDTAWEDVYQTSASSLPSNDDDEWDFTTRTSVGESLQSHLLWQLNLAPMSDTDRLIAVTLIDCINNQGYLDETLDEILEAFDPELDIELDEIEAVLHRIQQFEPAGIGARTLSECLLLQLRQLPAKTPWLAEAQRLVTDYIDLLGSRDYSQLMRRMKLKEDDLRQVIELVQSLNPRPGSQIESSEAEYVVPDVIVRKDNERWLVELNQESVPRLRVNPQYAGFVRRADTSADNTFMRNQLQEARWFIKSLQSRNETLMKVATQIVEHQRGFLEYGDEAMKPLVLHDIAEAVGMHESTISRVTTQKFMHTPRGIYELKYFFSSHVSTSEGGECSSTAIRAIIKKLVAAENQKKPLSDSKIAGLLEAQGIQVARRTVAKYRESLGIAPSSERKRLM, encoded by the coding sequence ATGAAACCATCGCTAGTCCTGAGAATGGGCCAGCAGCTGACGATGACACCGCAGCTGCAACAGGCCATCCGCCTGCTCCAATTGTCGACCCTGGACCTGCAACAGGAAATCCAGGAGGCCCTGGAGTCCAATCCGATGCTCGAACGCCAGGAAGAAGGCGACGACTTCGATAATGCAGACCCGCTGGCCGACAACATCGAGCAAAAACCCAACGCCGACGTGCAGGAACCCTCTTATCAGGAAACCGCCCCGACGGTGGATAACCTTGAGGAAGGCGAATGGAACGAGCGCATTCCCAACGAGCTTCCCGTGGACACCGCGTGGGAAGACGTCTACCAGACCAGCGCCAGCAGCCTGCCGAGCAATGATGATGACGAGTGGGATTTCACCACCCGTACGTCCGTCGGCGAGAGCCTGCAAAGCCATTTGTTGTGGCAACTGAACCTCGCGCCGATGTCGGACACCGATCGCCTGATCGCCGTCACCCTGATCGACTGCATCAATAACCAGGGCTACCTGGACGAAACCCTTGATGAAATCCTCGAGGCCTTCGACCCGGAACTGGACATTGAACTGGACGAAATCGAAGCCGTCCTCCACCGCATCCAACAATTCGAGCCCGCCGGTATCGGCGCTCGCACGCTCAGCGAGTGCCTGCTGCTGCAACTGCGCCAACTGCCGGCCAAGACCCCTTGGCTCGCTGAGGCCCAGCGCCTGGTCACCGACTACATCGACCTGCTGGGCAGCCGCGACTACAGCCAGCTGATGCGCCGCATGAAGCTCAAGGAAGACGACCTGCGCCAGGTCATTGAGCTGGTACAGAGCCTCAACCCTCGCCCGGGCTCGCAGATCGAGTCCAGCGAAGCCGAATACGTGGTTCCCGACGTGATCGTGCGCAAGGACAACGAGCGCTGGCTGGTGGAATTGAACCAGGAATCGGTGCCGCGCCTGCGCGTCAACCCGCAATACGCAGGCTTTGTGCGCCGCGCCGACACCAGCGCCGACAACACCTTCATGCGCAACCAGTTGCAGGAAGCGCGCTGGTTCATCAAGAGCCTGCAGAGCCGCAACGAAACCCTGATGAAAGTGGCCACCCAGATCGTCGAGCACCAGCGCGGCTTCCTGGAATATGGCGACGAGGCCATGAAACCGCTGGTGCTGCACGACATCGCCGAAGCGGTGGGCATGCACGAATCGACGATTTCCCGGGTGACCACGCAAAAATTCATGCATACCCCACGGGGTATTTATGAGTTGAAATACTTTTTCTCCAGCCACGTCAGCACCTCCGAAGGCGGCGAATGCTCGTCCACGGCGATCCGCGCGATCATCAAAAAACTGGTTGCCGCGGAAAATCAGAAAAAGCCGTTGAGTGACAGCAAGATCGCTGGTTTACTGGAGGCACAAGGCATTCAGGTCGCCCGTCGAACCGTCGCCAAGTACCGCGAGTCCCTCGGGATCGCGCCTTCCAGCGAGCGTAAGCGTTTGATGTGA
- a CDS encoding ATP-binding cassette domain-containing protein: MSADNAYAVELKGLTFKRGTRSIFNNVDIRIPRGKVTGIMGPSGCGKTTLLRLMGMQLRPSAGEVWVNGQNLPTLSRSDLFDARKHMGVLFQSGALFTDLDVFENVAFPLRVHTQLSDEMIRDIVLLKLQAVGLRGAIDLMPDELSGGMKRRVALARAIALDPQILMYDEPFVGQDPIAMGVLVRLIRLLNDALGITSIVVSHDLAETASIADYLYVVGDGQVLGQGTPEELMNADNPRIRQFMTGDPDGPVPFHFPAADYRSDLLGKR, encoded by the coding sequence ATGAGTGCCGATAACGCCTACGCGGTCGAGCTGAAGGGCCTTACCTTCAAGCGCGGGACGCGCAGCATCTTCAATAACGTCGATATTCGCATTCCCCGCGGAAAAGTCACGGGCATCATGGGGCCTTCCGGTTGCGGCAAGACCACCCTGTTGCGCCTGATGGGTATGCAATTGCGCCCTAGCGCCGGCGAAGTGTGGGTCAACGGCCAGAACCTGCCGACCCTGTCGCGCAGCGATCTGTTCGATGCGCGCAAGCATATGGGCGTGCTGTTCCAGAGTGGCGCGCTGTTCACTGACCTCGATGTGTTCGAAAACGTGGCGTTTCCGCTGCGGGTGCACACGCAACTGTCCGATGAGATGATTCGTGACATTGTGTTGCTGAAGCTGCAGGCCGTCGGCCTTCGCGGCGCCATCGACCTGATGCCTGACGAATTGTCCGGCGGCATGAAGCGTCGTGTCGCGTTGGCGCGTGCCATCGCGCTGGATCCGCAAATCCTCATGTATGACGAGCCTTTTGTAGGCCAGGACCCGATCGCCATGGGCGTGCTGGTACGCCTGATCCGCCTGCTCAACGACGCGTTGGGTATTACCAGTATCGTGGTGTCCCACGACCTGGCCGAAACCGCGAGCATTGCCGACTACCTCTATGTAGTAGGCGATGGTCAGGTGTTGGGGCAGGGCACGCCTGAAGAACTGATGAACGCTGATAACCCGCGTATTCGCCAATTCATGACCGGCGATCCCGATGGCCCGGTGCCTTTTCATTTTCCGGCAGCGGACTACCGCTCAGATCTTCTGGGGAAGCGCTGA
- the rapZ gene encoding RNase adapter RapZ, translating into MRLIIVSGRSGSGKSTALNVLEDNGFYCIDNLPAGLLPELAERALIHTELAQPLVAVSIDARNLPSHLERFPQLLEEVRAKHIHCDVLYLDADEETLLKRFSETRRRHPLSSPHRSLAEAIEDETTLLGPIIDLADLKINTTSLNLYQLRDAIKLRLLNQPEPGTAFLVESFGFKRGMPVDADLVFDVRCLPNPYWKPELREQSGLDQPVAEYLAAQPDVEEMFQDISSYLLKWLPRFAASNRAYVTIAIGCTGGHHRSVYLTERLGQVLQQTLKNVQVRHRDLS; encoded by the coding sequence ATGCGTTTGATCATCGTCAGCGGCCGTTCCGGCTCGGGTAAAAGCACTGCCCTCAACGTTCTTGAGGACAACGGCTTCTATTGCATCGACAACCTGCCTGCGGGCCTGCTGCCTGAACTGGCAGAGCGCGCGCTGATCCACACTGAATTGGCACAACCCCTGGTTGCCGTTTCGATTGACGCCCGCAACCTGCCCAGCCACCTTGAGCGATTCCCGCAATTGCTCGAGGAAGTGCGCGCCAAGCACATTCATTGCGATGTGCTCTACTTGGATGCGGACGAAGAAACGCTGCTCAAGCGCTTTTCCGAGACCCGCCGACGCCACCCCCTCAGCAGCCCGCATCGCTCCCTGGCCGAAGCCATTGAGGACGAGACCACGCTGCTCGGCCCGATCATTGACCTCGCCGACCTCAAGATCAACACCACCAGCCTGAACCTGTATCAATTGCGGGATGCCATCAAGCTGCGCCTGCTGAACCAGCCAGAGCCCGGTACCGCTTTTCTGGTCGAGTCGTTTGGCTTCAAGCGCGGCATGCCGGTGGACGCCGACCTGGTCTTTGATGTGCGTTGCCTGCCTAACCCTTATTGGAAGCCAGAACTGCGCGAACAGTCGGGGCTGGATCAGCCTGTGGCCGAATACCTGGCCGCGCAGCCGGATGTAGAGGAGATGTTCCAAGACATCTCCAGCTATCTGCTCAAATGGTTGCCGCGCTTTGCTGCGAGCAATCGGGCCTATGTCACCATTGCCATTGGCTGTACCGGCGGCCACCATCGCTCCGTCTACCTGACCGAACGCCTGGGCCAGGTGCTGCAGCAAACCCTCAAGAACGTCCAGGTTCGCCACCGCGACCTTAGCTGA
- a CDS encoding KdsC family phosphatase produces MSSDLLQRGKNIKLAIFDVDGVLTDGRLYFLEDGSEFKTFNTLDGQGIKMLMAAGVQTAIISGRKTPVVERRAQNLGIPYLYQGREDKLVVLDELLGQLNLSYEQVAYLGDDLPDLPVIRRVGLGMAVANAAAFVREHAHGITTARGGEGAAREFCELILRAQGSLEAAHAAYL; encoded by the coding sequence ATGTCCAGCGACCTGTTGCAACGCGGTAAAAACATCAAACTGGCGATTTTCGACGTCGACGGCGTACTGACCGATGGCCGCCTGTACTTTCTCGAAGACGGCAGCGAGTTCAAGACGTTCAATACCCTCGATGGCCAAGGCATCAAGATGTTGATGGCTGCGGGCGTGCAAACGGCGATTATCAGCGGTCGAAAAACACCGGTTGTGGAACGCCGCGCACAAAACCTGGGGATTCCTTACCTGTATCAGGGCCGCGAGGATAAACTGGTGGTTCTGGACGAGCTTCTTGGACAGCTCAACCTAAGCTATGAGCAGGTCGCCTACCTGGGCGATGATCTGCCTGACCTGCCGGTCATTCGCCGGGTAGGCCTGGGCATGGCCGTCGCGAACGCCGCGGCATTTGTGCGCGAACACGCCCATGGCATCACTACCGCACGTGGCGGTGAAGGTGCTGCCCGCGAGTTCTGCGAGTTGATCCTGCGTGCCCAGGGCAGTCTTGAAGCGGCCCACGCCGCCTACCTATAG
- the ptsN gene encoding PTS IIA-like nitrogen regulatory protein PtsN: MIRLETILTPGRSLVNVPGGSKKRALEQIANLIGREVPELDTQAVYEALIAREKLGSTGFGNGIAIPHCRLQGCEAPVSALLHLDAPIDFDAIDGAPVDLLFVLLVPQAATDAHLELLRQIASMLDRKEVRDKLRSASTNEALYQVVLDEQSGQ; the protein is encoded by the coding sequence ATGATCCGACTTGAAACCATCCTGACCCCCGGCCGTTCTCTCGTGAACGTGCCGGGCGGCAGTAAAAAGCGCGCCCTAGAACAAATTGCCAACCTGATCGGCCGCGAAGTGCCCGAACTGGATACGCAAGCTGTGTATGAGGCACTTATCGCCCGTGAAAAACTCGGTTCAACCGGTTTTGGCAACGGTATCGCGATTCCTCACTGCCGCCTGCAAGGCTGTGAAGCCCCAGTGAGTGCTCTGCTGCACCTCGATGCACCAATTGATTTCGACGCCATCGACGGCGCACCGGTCGACCTGCTGTTCGTTCTGCTGGTCCCGCAAGCCGCCACCGATGCACACCTGGAACTGCTCCGGCAGATCGCCAGCATGCTCGACCGCAAGGAAGTACGCGACAAACTGCGCAGTGCCAGCACCAACGAGGCGCTCTATCAGGTTGTCCTGGATGAACAAAGCGGGCAGTAA
- a CDS encoding superoxide dismutase, whose translation MSYTLPALPYAYDALEPHIDAQTMEIHYTKHHQTYINNLNAAVEGTEFAAWPVEKLVSSVQQLPEKLRAAVINQGGGHANHSLFWAVMSPKGGGKPEGVLGKAIEEQLGGFDSFKEAFTKAALTRFGSGWSWLSVTPQKTLVVESSGNQDSPLMNGNTPILGLDVWEHAYYLLYQNRRPEYINAFYSVINWPEVAARYQAALA comes from the coding sequence ATGTCCTACACCTTGCCTGCCCTGCCTTACGCCTACGATGCCCTGGAGCCGCACATCGATGCGCAAACCATGGAAATCCACTACACCAAGCATCACCAGACCTACATCAACAACCTGAATGCGGCGGTTGAAGGCACTGAGTTTGCGGCCTGGCCGGTTGAGAAGTTGGTGTCCAGCGTCCAGCAGTTGCCGGAAAAACTGCGTGCCGCAGTGATCAACCAAGGTGGCGGCCACGCTAACCACTCGCTGTTCTGGGCGGTGATGTCGCCCAAAGGCGGCGGTAAACCTGAGGGCGTGCTGGGCAAAGCGATCGAGGAACAGTTGGGTGGTTTCGACAGTTTCAAGGAAGCCTTCACCAAGGCTGCCCTGACGCGTTTCGGCAGTGGTTGGTCCTGGCTGAGCGTTACCCCACAAAAGACCCTGGTGGTCGAAAGCAGCGGCAACCAGGACAGCCCGCTGATGAACGGCAATACGCCGATCCTCGGTCTGGACGTCTGGGAGCACGCCTACTACCTGCTCTACCAGAACCGTCGTCCGGAATACATCAACGCCTTCTACAGCGTGATCAATTGGCCGGAAGTCGCCGCACGCTACCAGGCCGCCTTGGCATGA
- a CDS encoding ZIP family metal transporter has translation MGTEILAISSGRMFRYAFGSLLLLAGTALLVAHGLAWLDLEPRILRALQGGSICALGTALGAVPVLVIRRMPVALSDTLLGFGAGVMLAATAFSLIVPGIAAAEGLGLSPWGASGLISFGIMLGAFGLYLVDRKVSGASPEMLVGTPDKPVIPPRIWLFVFAIIAHNIPEGMAVGVSAGGGMPDADSLAMGIALQDVPEGLVIALVLAGAGMSRVKAFLIGAASGLVEPVFAVLCAWLVSLAEVLLPLGLALAAGAMLLVVTHEVIPESRRNGHEKLASLGLCIGFCLMMVMDTALG, from the coding sequence ATGGGCACTGAAATACTGGCGATCAGCAGCGGACGAATGTTTCGTTATGCGTTTGGCTCACTGCTGCTATTGGCAGGTACTGCATTGCTGGTGGCCCACGGGCTGGCCTGGCTGGACCTTGAACCGCGCATCCTGCGTGCCTTGCAGGGCGGGTCGATCTGCGCGCTCGGCACGGCGCTGGGCGCGGTGCCGGTGCTGGTGATTCGTCGGATGCCGGTAGCGCTCAGCGATACATTGTTGGGCTTTGGTGCTGGAGTGATGTTGGCAGCAACTGCCTTTTCGCTGATCGTGCCGGGTATCGCTGCCGCTGAAGGCCTGGGGCTTTCGCCCTGGGGCGCCAGTGGCTTGATCAGCTTTGGGATCATGCTGGGAGCGTTCGGGCTGTACCTGGTCGACCGCAAGGTCTCCGGCGCCAGCCCGGAAATGCTGGTGGGCACGCCGGATAAACCGGTGATACCACCCCGCATCTGGCTGTTTGTGTTCGCCATCATTGCCCACAACATTCCGGAAGGCATGGCGGTGGGTGTCTCTGCCGGTGGCGGGATGCCGGATGCCGATAGCCTGGCCATGGGCATTGCCCTGCAGGACGTGCCGGAAGGTTTGGTGATTGCGCTGGTCTTGGCCGGGGCCGGGATGTCGCGGGTCAAAGCGTTCCTGATCGGCGCCGCGTCAGGGTTGGTAGAGCCGGTATTCGCTGTGTTGTGCGCGTGGCTGGTGAGCCTGGCAGAAGTTTTGTTACCGCTGGGCCTCGCGCTTGCGGCTGGTGCGATGTTGCTGGTGGTGACTCACGAAGTGATCCCCGAATCGCGCCGCAATGGTCACGAAAAGCTTGCCAGCTTGGGGTTGTGCATCGGGTTCTGTTTAATGATGGTGATGGATACAGCTCTGGGGTGA